DNA from Aphis gossypii isolate Hap1 chromosome 3, ASM2018417v2, whole genome shotgun sequence:
tGAAAAGTATTGGATGTCACGTAGTGttgcaattaatttaatacaggcttattatttatatatataggtgagAAAATTAGGATAGTTGCCAAAAGTAACCATTATGTTATTAACGCTTCACTcagaaattttcttttaattttaaacttgacAAAGGTACCTACTACAAAGCTTAATCATTTCATGTTatgctttaattataaataatacttttgtgGATAGATCTTTTAAAGAAAAGTTAATGATATTTGTAAAAGCTTATTTGCcgcatgtgtatataataattataacattaatatattactatctactacatttcttttttgaaataatatttaaaaaactttatttttagttaaaataaacactactttatatttttggcaTGAATACCTtgcacatatatttttttgttagtgttttattttataatatgtaatccaTTTAATTACCTGCTTTCACAACCAACTTATGTATTTTAGCTATATTAAAGATACTATATGCATTTgattgataataacaataattgaacaaattatatattaaaaacttaacataatataatgcttagtaaaacaattatcatacatttttgtttaaaataagcgATAGTGTTATttgtactatgtatattataatgtcattgaattaaaatctatgatgaaataatttgattgcatgtttcatagtttattatcttataatatcatttgaaTACTTAAGCTGTGTAAACTACATTTTGATAacctatacacattacacatattaaaaaaaataataataaataaatagcgcttaataaaataatctgttttacgagtataaatatagaaaacaattaaataatatattttatgtaaaataaattgatatttgtaCTAATCATAActgtgatatatttaatttattttaaaccaattataaaataatagaaaccaTGTTGGTCATACTATgatgtttaagttttaataactaataattatattgaccgAAATGGTAGCGTAATTAACACAATTTatgttacctattttaattgctataatttaatattacagttgTTTGGTTCCATGAAATGAATTAGCCATccaattcatatttttgtttgcttTATTTTTACAGGAGTTATTTCGAGATTTTGTGATCGGCAATCAGGtgctaaaaaaatgttttttaggaATTGTTGAAACAAAAGTTTCAGTAACATTTCTTTATGTTTGcatgtttattgtttgaatatcattaattgatttttactttaacaatatatttttaatttcatcagttttaaatgatgtatttattgattataatttttaaaattttatacttaaacatcttatacttttattacattagtataatatcaatattatcaaatctaatatatatataggtagttaattgtttcgaatttaaaattgtagtaagcaatgtatataatatattgtatttttactgtttcaaagaattaaataatagaaacaataataggtatagaatcatttttagagttgcattacaatttttattcatgtaaAATTGTGTATCTATAactgtacataattttttttattcttcatagttaataaaaattattgatactaAAAGGccgacattttattttaaaacctgtTGTTTTGATCAGTTCCAATAAACAGGCACTTTTTGATgatcaatattttgttgttattatttaactgtttttatacattaaataaattcataattagaaagaataatatttagaatcttaaataaaaaattaattactgatGCATGAttctatttaatcaataattatcaagCTAGTAGTTATTTCAGTTTTACATAGTGGTTGGTTTATCagtggaaaatataatatttttataaaatattgttaaggattatgttgaaaataaataataaatgacctGAAACTTCCATTAATTCACTGATTGACCAAGCTACTAACACTTAACATATGACTTGCTTATCGGTGAATGGGTGGCTTTTGGTATAggcaaaaacaatatatatacccatataatactattaatcacataaatattcataaatatttacatgtcaaaaaaaaaaaaattaaaatagttttttatttgccATTATAGAGTAGAGCACCAATATCTGCTAAATTAGTTGCTAACATGCTGTCAGTAGCTGGTGCTGATCATATAATAACTATGGACCTCCATGCTTCTcaaatacaaggtttcttcgATATACctgttgataatttatttgctGAACCAGCTGTGCTAAAAtggataaaagaaaatatacctGAATGGAGAAACAGCATTATAGTGTCACCAGATGCTGGTGGTGCTAAAAGGtaccatattaatttaaattagtaaatctaAAGTCTATATaactaaaacttatatttttctagagtCACATCAATAGCCGATCGTTTGAATGTTGAGTTTGCTCTTATTCacaaagaaagaaagaaagcTAATGAAGTGGCATCAATGGTTCTAGTGGGTGATGTTAAAGAACGTATTGCAATCTTAGTTGATGATATGGCAGACACTTGTGGCACAATATGTCATGCTGcagaaaagtaaaaacttaatataatagtcttattttacaatttgttaatactttatttttgtttaggttAACTGAAGCAGGTGCCACTAAAGTGTATGCAATTTTAACTCATGGTATATTTTCCGGACCTGCTATATCTCGTATTAATAATGCATGCTTTGAAGCTGTTGTAGTTACCAATACCATTCCACAAGATGGCCATATGAAAGAATGTCCTAAAATTCGTGTAtgtatatcttttttattcgttttgattttaatgctttatttataataataatatttattataatttaatacaaatattttttttaataaataatatactgagagtactagaaaaattttatttggcaatttttattttattatatgtaacacaaatatataaggcaaggttatatatttatgctcGACTTGtaaaatcagtatttttatGAGCCTAgtgagaaaataattttcagaagtaggtacacaaatttttatttttccaagttaaaattaacttattagttttattttataaatatatactctgTGACTTACCGTCACATTTCCAAAGTTTTATGACATCACAATTAATCATTcaccttttattttttcgatctTGGCCTACtcagtattattgttaaaaaaaaaatgcttcttaattgttataaaatcaaaactattaGCATAATcttgtaaaaattgtacaaattaatacaatgtagggtatatgttattaaagactactttttttaatgttatatatgtttattttatagtgtatagATGTATCAATGATGTTTGCTGAGGCTGTTCGGCGGACACACAATGGTGAATCAGTatcttatttgttttcaaatgtgccttattgaaatgtttaatcatgtttttattatcattgctatgtacatgtttatttatatattcatagatTCATACAAAACCTTATGtgctcaataaaatattgtaaaattatacagtttataagaaattaatgttacattttgaaatagataaagtctgttataaatgtaataaaacacttttttttttaaatgtcaatcAAGAGGTTTATACaaatcacaattttaaatctgtCAGTTATATATAACTCCACCcataactcattttttttatgtacataatattatatacatttgcaTATTTGGTTTGTTCACAATGTTTATTAGAAAGTACTAAGTTTAAccaatattaaagtttatttaaaatcataaaaactattatttggttcaatcagtatttatttattacattttgtttattattataattacctttGTGGTATCATTTATTGTAGAATGATTATTAGTAACTAcgtgatttgaaaattatttgatcgATCTAAATCATAGAAATTTgtgaatgaaatataaaatattgacagttattttatttgtgtttagtTTACCATTGgtgataatcatattaaactgATAGTTATAATGgtctttcaaatataatataaaaataaaattgtttatcaaagttaaaattgCAAATACCTATCTCGAATtgtatctaaaaatgtatacattttatgttgcATTAAAATTagagttaatacattttttcttttttttatttaaacttaatttataagacAAGGAAATGCTGAAATTATGGCGTTTTCATTTaaagtagtattttttataaatgagtgGTGATCCcattcaataattgtattctaGTTTAGAATGGCTTGctaagcaaaataatattgtgaatagAATTATAGAATGGtgaattgcatattattatacaaatatacttaattttaattcgttttggtacttataggtatgtagtacctattatgtaaacaattttaataccttaccttttatttacttaagtttttaataaaagagagccaaaaattataatatgacaggttaggtacataaaaatgttaaaaatactgAAACTAACATGGTACCTTGACActaactattgaaaaaaaaattttactcaatattaattcaaatcatAACTTAGTTTTCCTAAAAATTCTATGTGTCAAATTATCTAGTAggagaagtataatataaagtatgataatttatacttttgtaatATGACATTCAAatgataaacgaaaaaaataataagtagtttTTCAGGAAGATACTTGAAAAGTGTGTTACATTATAGGGATATGATACAAATTTTGAACATAAATAGGTGGTAGGTTTCTACCATAAATAGTCTTAACAGTTAcctgtgaataaaatatatattttatttagatgcttgtatgataataattagggTACCCAtaactaacaatattataaggaTTGTTAATGATTTATGACATGAACACATTTCATGCATacctattaaagtaataaatttattattatattagttgtaAAGTCGATTGTGTGTCTTATAGATTCTATGAtatctattttgtttaatataatatatttacttgtaaCTTGTCTTAGTTCATCATGTtatgtaagtaatatataatttaaaggatTCTAAAGTAGCATTATAGCAgctaaattatgttaatattaggtaggtacttacccCAAGGGATATTGTTTGATGAGAAAATAACAATGTACTTACCTATACTCGGTACTGCGTTGcatttacaatatacttacctaCGACCTACGTATAATATGGCATTTATGCTATTGAGATAAGATACATCTCGTATTCTCTTGtatcgatattaatataataatattattaacaatttaaataggaTAACATTCAGGACGTATTTTAGAGGAAGATCCATAGTAATATAACGAGTATTACTCAAGCCAAAAGGGCAGAAGagctttcattaaaaataaaatgagtgGATTATTATATCACGGTGCAGGACAATTCTAGGAAAAATATGATGTTACCTGTGTGGCTGTgtcataagtaaaaatatattgcgcttaaaaaaaaaacttgtgttTTTATAGGCATGAGTACCTAGTGGCTATTTCATATGTAGGAATTgcaagtattaactattaagcaaatgatatattattttattgaatttgtcGGGGGACCGACTAAAGTACTTGCATTTTGTAGCATTtccgtatttattattacgtgaTGTCATCAAccagtaggtatattgtatattatggaCGGCAGTGGTTAAGTAGCAGTGACGTGCGGTGATATTTCATTTTGggtaaacgataaaataaaatttcaagttaaaagtttaagaaaaaggtattttattgataaatcacAGTCTATAATTTGTAGTACAATAAAAGTGTATTGGTAATGAAAATAATCCGATATCCATCATTCCAACACCAAAATATTGGAATTAAttagatacttttttttttcaaaatatcgaAAAGCGCTTTAAACCACTACATAAAAACGCGAATATACCTTTCTACCGCAACCGGTCATTCCTACAATGACGGATACAGGCCGGgcaatctataaataatatacgagcgCTTCTGTGAAGAATTATAGCGTTTTCGATTTGACAAAATAGTGTGCACTGAAATTCCACTGGCACTGAACGAGTGTTGCACCACACTTGCACTAGTTTTTTACAAatcgaatacatttttatgttatcattgaaaacaaaatataatcgaCTTGGAAAGAAAGAAAATTCTAAATAGGAGCGCcggattttgtattattattcactgcattaatattttattgaaatttgaaattatttcacattttttttttttaaatatattttgtcagtAGATAGGTACTTCCTACAATAGTTTCTAGAATGTCGTCCGATTCTGATGTTAAAACATTTGACGTAAGTAGTTTTCATATAGGCCCGAATTTAATTAGAGACTTACCGTGAAAATCTTGGTGGGCCGtgtaaaaatttgtttggtAGCTAAAAATTGGAccgttattattttcaaaaaaataaatccagtCTTTGTAGGTagtggaataataatatagaatgttataatataaatcaaaatgataaataggaaattagataataatgttCCCTGTTATCGAGAAAAACggttcatatttatataatgcacTCATTGCACTGACAAAATCGGTGGTGCAAATAATGCGCACTGAGTGCACACCAGTGTTGTCAGTGCAATTAAATCGAATACAAAACACCGCACCAGTTCTCTGAATATTGGTTAAatcgaatacatttttaatgttctattcgaaaaaaaattaattttatttctttcgaAGAAAACTTGATCAATATTCAAACAaggattaataaatattttgttactttaATGTATACATCGTATACTATCGTTtgacataataaatgttaaactttttatttcttcCTTTTTGGCCAGGCGTGTGCCGCTTGCCTACAGCGTCTTGCCCTAACAGCACATCAGTGACACCACTGTTGAAAAAGTAtatcgttatatttattaattattatgtgtataataaataataatgtaatcgtACCTAGGTACTTCCTACTTGTATctggataataaaaattagatttacaatattacatttgcTAGTCGATatcaaattgaaatattatggttattagGTATTGTTGGGcaaggtttattttatttttattattatactcgtatcgTATTTTTGACGAGGCCAAGTTACAAAGCATGTTAATCCTACAAGAGTtagttgtaacttgtaagaaTGATTCAAGCTGATTCTTTTATTGAAGAACACTCATGATTTCAAAGACTATTGCAGGAGTTggtttatgaaatattgtaataacggaaatataaaacaaaagaaataaaataaaatta
Protein-coding regions in this window:
- the LOC114127692 gene encoding ribose-phosphate pyrophosphokinase 1 isoform X1, producing the protein MPLLSSEPIRARCLVKSNLVSTRANVANNRMPNIKVFSGTSHPDLAQRIVDRLGIDVGKVVTKKFSNLETCVEIGESVRGEDVYIIQSGSGEVNDNLMELLIMINACKIASASRVTAVIPCFPYARQDKKDKNGDIPEKDNNRSRATVKCNEWKFRELFRDFVIGNQSRAPISAKLVANMLSVAGADHIITMDLHASQIQGFFDIPVDNLFAEPAVLKWIKENIPEWRNSIIVSPDAGGAKRVTSIADRLNVEFALIHKERKKANEVASMVLVGDVKERIAILVDDMADTCGTICHAAEKLTEAGATKVYAILTHGIFSGPAISRINNACFEAVVVTNTIPQDGHMKECPKIRCIDVSMMFAEAVRRTHNGESVSYLFSNVPY
- the LOC114127692 gene encoding ribose-phosphate pyrophosphokinase 1 isoform X3, translated to MPLLSSEPIRARCLVKSNLVSTRANVANNRMPNIKVFSGTSHPDLAQRIVDRLGIDVGKVVTKKFSNLETCVEIGESVRGEDVYIIQSGSGEVNDNLMELLIMINACKIASASRVTAVIPCFPYARQDKKDKELFRDFVIGNQSRAPISAKLVANMLSVAGADHIITMDLHASQIQGFFDIPVDNLFAEPAVLKWIKENIPEWRNSIIVSPDAGGAKRVTSIADRLNVEFALIHKERKKANEVASMVLVGDVKERIAILVDDMADTCGTICHAAEKLTEAGATKVYAILTHGIFSGPAISRINNACFEAVVVTNTIPQDGHMKECPKIRCIDVSMMFAEAVRRTHNGESVSYLFSNVPY
- the LOC114127692 gene encoding ribose-phosphate pyrophosphokinase 1 isoform X2 → MPLLSSEPIRARCLVKSNLVSTRANVANNRMPNIKVFSGTSHPDLAQRIVDRLGIDVGKVVTKKFSNLETCVEIGESVRGEDVYIIQSGSGEVNDNLMELLIMINACKIASASRVTAVIPCFPYARQDKKDKNGDIPEKDNNRSRATVKCNEWKFRSRAPISAKLVANMLSVAGADHIITMDLHASQIQGFFDIPVDNLFAEPAVLKWIKENIPEWRNSIIVSPDAGGAKRVTSIADRLNVEFALIHKERKKANEVASMVLVGDVKERIAILVDDMADTCGTICHAAEKLTEAGATKVYAILTHGIFSGPAISRINNACFEAVVVTNTIPQDGHMKECPKIRCIDVSMMFAEAVRRTHNGESVSYLFSNVPY
- the LOC114127692 gene encoding ribose-phosphate pyrophosphokinase 2 isoform X4, whose amino-acid sequence is MPLLSSEPIRARCLVKSNLVSTRANVANNRMPNIKVFSGTSHPDLAQRIVDRLGIDVGKVVTKKFSNLETCVEIGESVRGEDVYIIQSGSGEVNDNLMELLIMINACKIASASRVTAVIPCFPYARQDKKDKSRAPISAKLVANMLSVAGADHIITMDLHASQIQGFFDIPVDNLFAEPAVLKWIKENIPEWRNSIIVSPDAGGAKRVTSIADRLNVEFALIHKERKKANEVASMVLVGDVKERIAILVDDMADTCGTICHAAEKLTEAGATKVYAILTHGIFSGPAISRINNACFEAVVVTNTIPQDGHMKECPKIRCIDVSMMFAEAVRRTHNGESVSYLFSNVPY